tatccacaaaaaagtttattcccaaaatttcagttgattctgattttgcgttatatatgattatgtgtattacactagtactgttccatagacaatgtgttgtaatttcgttctggtataccaggacGAAATTAGAATTGCACATAACTGAATATGACGTTTTATAAACCCAAGTTTTATTTTATGCTTAAACATACAGGACTCTGAATTACAAACTGATACTCCTGCTGCTACTACCACACATGTAGACACCGTAGCGACATCACATGCATCATCCCTCATCAATATCACTCCTCTTGAAGATCTTACTCTTCAGCCTAGTATTATTCCAGTGAGGACTCAGAtcgaagaggaggaggaggaggaagaagaagaagagggggAAGATGGAAAGGAACAGCATGACTCATCAGAAAGACATTGTGATGAAATGGGGTATAATGCAGACTTGATGCGCTTAATGCAACAGATACAAGGAACAACAGAGCCACACTAGAAGAAACACGGCATTGAAGTAGAACAAAGTTGTGATGAGATCTGCATCACTAAGTAAAATGTGCCAAAGTAAAGTTGGGTACATACAGCTTAACTTTGAAGAGTGAAGGTGCAATTGAAAGTGAGAAGTACTTGTTAGACCAAATTTTCAAGTTGTTTGAAAATGATCTGTTGTGATTACATTTGTAGCTCAGAAGGTGCCATAGTAATATTGCTATGGACTAGATGGAACTGAGTACTGGTGTACAATGTAATAGAATCATGAAAGGACAGTGAAAGAACAATGTGAAGATAGCATGAAACAAACAGGTGTCAAAAGTGAGGTTTTGAACAATTCTGAGGTAATGACATTGGTGTGCAGCAGATTCAGCAAGAAATGAAATAGAACCACCTTTATGCAATTAGTTACCATCCAGCAGTACTGAAGATTTCAAGTCACTATGAGTGGGGTGTGAAGCAGTCCAGGTGTTTAGGTTTAGTCATCCAACCTTTGCTTTAGAAGACGACAAGATCCGACTTCTTAGATGTCTAGAGAACTGAGGAGTAGGTGCCAAAAGCAAGATGTGAAGTACCACCATGATGTTGTGTGTAGGTGACAGGTAGATCTAGGGGAGCCATGTGATTTTGTATCATTTTGCTGTAGAAGtgatataataatcggattaattaccatagcaatagatgaatacaatttttgactctatcgccctgcactacaacgttcatgcggtacctatgcattgaaccatatcattctgatcactcacGCCTGtaagcagggtcttagctagccacccgtctggccgtcattttagacagcTAGTTTGCTCCTGGggcgggcaaaattaatgcctttgacagatgctatattataaattgtatgttttgagaagctaattgacctttttagtagacccaatttgtagaacaaggccatatcagcacatatttgaactctttggacccccaatgggctatagatgtctggtaagtgttttaaaggtcaaattaggacag
Above is a window of Amphiura filiformis chromosome 20, Afil_fr2py, whole genome shotgun sequence DNA encoding:
- the LOC140142979 gene encoding uncharacterized protein, translated to MLIFVIVYVVVARRTHLRSLLRESEDGESFLEASRLRFPAQQDSELQTDTPAATTTHVDTVATSHASSLINITPLEDLTLQPSIIPVRTQIEEEEEEEEEEEGEDGKEQHDSSERHCDEMGYNADLMRLMQQIQGTTEPH